In one Myxococcota bacterium genomic region, the following are encoded:
- a CDS encoding glycosyltransferase produces MPPGPRGRRILAIGAFPFPYPQGSQVFAGEQAQALARAGAQVAFACYGASVGRAPEGVALVRSSQRIAPRTGRSGPSLAKLAADPALVATVVRAQRARRFDLALAHNAEAALVAMAARACTGLRFVYVAHTLLERELSAYAPSSLAPAADAAGRALDRLVAGAADGVVALARQSERVLARAARGPLARIPPGLAPSAPPSEAAQRAACARHGLAPRGFFLYAGNLDGYQELALLDASARELGRDAPPVVVATHDASGADRFPNLRVVELDDFAQVRELAFAATALVLARRRAGGFPIKLLNYMEAARPIVAFADVADGLVDGETALLLGSRDGPRELAAALRAAAADPARARSLGSAAHEHLRAAHDWPALAARTLDLVDRALDTRPTARGSAPVGAHTRGAAGGDPTRDA; encoded by the coding sequence GTGCCTCCGGGCCCGCGCGGACGGCGCATCCTCGCGATCGGCGCCTTCCCGTTCCCGTATCCACAAGGGTCGCAGGTCTTCGCGGGCGAGCAGGCGCAGGCGCTCGCCCGCGCCGGCGCGCAGGTCGCGTTCGCGTGCTACGGCGCGAGCGTCGGGCGCGCGCCGGAGGGCGTCGCGCTCGTGCGCTCGTCGCAGCGCATCGCCCCGCGCACCGGCCGCTCGGGGCCGTCGCTCGCGAAGCTCGCCGCCGATCCGGCCCTCGTCGCGACCGTCGTGCGCGCGCAGCGCGCGCGGCGCTTCGACCTGGCGCTCGCGCACAACGCCGAGGCCGCGCTCGTGGCGATGGCCGCGCGCGCGTGCACGGGGCTTCGCTTCGTGTACGTCGCGCACACGCTGCTCGAGCGCGAGCTGTCGGCCTACGCGCCGTCGTCGCTCGCGCCGGCCGCCGACGCGGCGGGACGCGCGCTCGACCGCCTCGTCGCGGGCGCCGCGGACGGCGTCGTCGCGCTCGCGCGGCAGAGCGAGCGCGTGCTCGCGCGCGCGGCGCGCGGGCCGCTCGCGCGCATTCCGCCCGGCCTCGCCCCGAGCGCGCCGCCGTCCGAAGCCGCGCAGCGCGCGGCGTGCGCGCGACACGGCCTCGCTCCGCGCGGCTTCTTCCTCTACGCCGGCAACCTCGACGGCTACCAGGAGCTCGCGCTCCTCGACGCGTCCGCGCGCGAGCTCGGCCGCGACGCGCCTCCGGTCGTCGTCGCCACGCACGACGCCTCGGGAGCCGACCGCTTTCCGAACCTCCGCGTCGTCGAGCTCGACGACTTCGCGCAGGTCCGCGAGCTCGCGTTCGCGGCGACGGCGCTCGTTCTCGCCCGACGTCGCGCGGGCGGCTTCCCGATCAAGCTCCTCAACTACATGGAGGCCGCGCGTCCCATCGTCGCGTTCGCGGACGTCGCGGACGGGCTCGTCGACGGCGAGACCGCACTGCTGCTCGGATCGCGCGACGGGCCGCGCGAGCTCGCCGCGGCGCTCCGCGCCGCCGCCGCCGACCCCGCGCGCGCGCGCTCGCTCGGGAGCGCGGCGCACGAGCACCTGCGGGCCGCGCACGACTGGCCCGCGCTCGCCGCGCGCACCCTCGACCTCGTCGACCGCGCACTCGACACCCGGCCGACCGCGCGCGGGTCTGCGCCCGTCGGCGCGCACACGCGCGGCGCCGCCGGAGGAGACCCGACTCGCGACGCCTAA
- a CDS encoding cupin domain-containing protein, with amino-acid sequence MSRRSPLVTPPGSPRAARRSHLAAALACTALTAAACAVAACATGTQPAVLDALTAHARTTTELRALARRMELPPGAAARVLELARDADTSQHLVAVRDREELHRHDRHAITVVLLAGHGRMHIAGEERAVGEGSIVHVPRGVVHAFINESPEPAVAFVVYAPPYDGNDRVPATERASAR; translated from the coding sequence GTGTCCCGTCGCTCCCCGCTCGTCACACCGCCCGGATCGCCGCGCGCCGCAAGGCGCTCGCACCTCGCCGCCGCGCTCGCCTGCACCGCGCTCACCGCCGCAGCCTGCGCCGTCGCGGCGTGCGCGACGGGCACGCAGCCCGCCGTCCTCGACGCCCTCACCGCACACGCGCGCACGACGACCGAGCTCCGCGCGCTCGCGCGTCGGATGGAGCTTCCGCCCGGCGCCGCGGCGCGCGTCCTCGAGCTCGCCCGCGACGCCGACACGAGCCAGCACCTCGTCGCCGTGCGCGACCGCGAGGAGCTCCACCGCCACGATCGCCACGCGATCACGGTGGTGCTGCTCGCGGGGCACGGCCGCATGCACATCGCGGGCGAGGAGCGCGCGGTCGGCGAGGGCTCGATCGTGCACGTGCCGCGCGGCGTCGTGCACGCGTTCATCAACGAGAGCCCCGAGCCGGCCGTCGCCTTCGTCGTCTACGCGCCGCCCTACGACGGAAACGACCGCGTCCCGGCGACCGAGCGCGCGTCCGCGCGCTGA
- a CDS encoding ThuA domain-containing protein, whose translation MTRVAIQLACLAACVIHLVAAAAAAEAASSLATERVVFIAGGRSHGYGEHEYRAGARLLATAVEEAGLGLDAEVYEGWPEDPHALEGAAAVVLSMDGRGAHLALDHLDELDALARRGAGILALHWAVHVPRGEAGRAFERWIGGYYETGYSTNPKWDAELALDPAHPVARGVHGPVRIHDEWYFRIRFPEPPRGASESAGPGRLRAIATAVPTDDDRARVSAFWPWAAPPDGVARESGRRETLVWSLERPDGGRGLGFTGGHYHWNLGNDAFRTLLLNAIVWVAGRDVPRDGVASRTPTFDELRAGQDEREPWGFDADAVRERFGLAVAAPSHVPLERFHLPDDLEIRVFAESPLLYNPTNIDVDASGRVWVAEGWNYRGAPGARAAGDRIVVLEDRDGDGAADASHVFVQDPSLDAPLGIAVVGNRVLVSMAPALVEYTDVDGDLRFDPRVDRRRVLLDGFAGHDSDHALHAVVVGPDGAWYGSFGNDGADVVDGDGRRFRFKGRGDAPDALAPASDDGRVYVGGASFRFDPSPGREQRARAFEVVAHNLRNSYEQAFTSAGELFQNDNDDGDASRTTWVMEHANAGFASNDGTRTWVLDRRPDEPVASAHWRQRDPGIAPAGDVYGSGAPTGIVVNEGDGLGPRYRGAVISADAALETLLAYRPVARGAGFELASTRFDLVTTNPTRELAGTDVSRGERATGLAGYFVRKAMEARGRGAQEAWFEPIFRALGLDRRYVAPAGADPVRFRPSDVAIGPDGALYVADWLDAYVGGSTMADAQRLGAVYRIARRGEPLPRPAPPDVGAIDGAVRALRSPAVHVRALGFDALRREGARAAPVVRALLDDPDPFVRARAVWLLPSAGLAARARALVHEDAALRVAAYRALRRAGEATTGDALAMARSGDAAARREAALAMRARPWSEAREVLLELVARLDADDRTELEALGAGADGKERELYAAAAAREPADATAWSAAMAALAWRLHPPEAVPALRVRALSPALDAAARERALDALAFTPAREAALALRDATRIADAALARRAAWWLDRNATTHGLAFGVGHDLEPQYDPALYVDFRALADAGEEERARAARALGSAEELAARPADAARGADLFARGAAPCRACHAVGGEGGAIGPDLGEVGARLSRREILARMLAPTSDLMPSAAALGLAPQDAADLAAFLARGPLRADDASAGDDAIRSQDAGAR comes from the coding sequence ATGACGCGCGTCGCGATCCAGCTCGCCTGCCTGGCCGCCTGCGTCATCCACCTCGTCGCCGCGGCCGCCGCGGCCGAAGCCGCGTCCTCGCTCGCCACGGAGCGCGTCGTCTTCATCGCGGGCGGGCGGAGCCACGGGTACGGCGAGCACGAGTACCGGGCCGGGGCGCGCCTGCTCGCCACCGCCGTCGAGGAGGCGGGGCTCGGGCTCGACGCGGAGGTCTACGAGGGCTGGCCCGAGGACCCGCACGCGCTCGAGGGCGCCGCGGCCGTCGTGCTCTCGATGGACGGGCGCGGCGCGCACCTCGCGCTCGACCACCTCGACGAGCTCGATGCGCTCGCGCGGCGCGGCGCGGGCATCCTGGCGCTTCACTGGGCCGTCCACGTGCCGCGCGGCGAGGCCGGCCGCGCCTTCGAGCGCTGGATCGGCGGCTACTACGAGACCGGCTACTCGACGAATCCGAAGTGGGACGCGGAGCTCGCGCTCGATCCCGCCCACCCGGTCGCGCGAGGCGTCCACGGCCCGGTCCGCATCCACGACGAGTGGTACTTCCGCATCCGGTTCCCCGAGCCGCCGCGAGGCGCGAGCGAGAGCGCCGGCCCGGGTCGCCTGCGCGCGATCGCGACGGCGGTGCCGACCGACGACGACCGCGCGCGCGTCAGCGCGTTCTGGCCGTGGGCGGCACCGCCCGACGGCGTCGCACGGGAGAGCGGACGGCGCGAGACGCTCGTCTGGTCGCTCGAGCGCCCGGACGGCGGCCGCGGCCTCGGGTTCACCGGCGGCCACTACCACTGGAATCTCGGGAACGACGCGTTCCGCACGCTGCTGCTGAACGCGATCGTGTGGGTCGCGGGTCGCGACGTCCCGCGAGATGGCGTCGCGTCGCGAACGCCGACCTTCGACGAGCTCCGCGCCGGGCAGGACGAGCGCGAGCCGTGGGGGTTCGACGCGGACGCGGTCCGCGAGCGCTTCGGCCTCGCGGTCGCCGCGCCGTCGCACGTGCCACTCGAGCGCTTCCACCTTCCCGACGACCTCGAGATCCGCGTCTTCGCCGAGAGCCCCCTGCTCTACAACCCGACCAACATCGACGTCGACGCGAGCGGCCGGGTCTGGGTGGCGGAGGGCTGGAACTACCGCGGCGCGCCCGGGGCGCGCGCGGCGGGCGACCGCATCGTCGTGCTCGAGGATCGCGACGGCGACGGCGCCGCCGACGCGTCGCACGTCTTCGTGCAGGATCCGTCGCTCGACGCGCCGCTCGGCATCGCGGTCGTCGGCAACCGGGTCCTCGTGTCCATGGCGCCCGCGCTCGTCGAGTACACGGACGTCGACGGCGACCTGCGGTTCGACCCGCGCGTCGACCGGCGGCGCGTGCTGCTCGACGGCTTCGCCGGCCACGACAGCGACCACGCGCTGCACGCGGTCGTCGTCGGCCCCGACGGCGCGTGGTACGGAAGCTTCGGCAACGACGGCGCGGACGTCGTCGACGGCGACGGGCGCCGCTTCCGGTTCAAGGGCCGCGGCGACGCGCCGGACGCGCTCGCACCCGCGAGCGACGACGGGCGCGTCTACGTCGGCGGCGCGTCCTTCCGGTTCGACCCGTCGCCCGGGCGCGAGCAGCGCGCGCGCGCGTTCGAAGTCGTCGCACACAACCTCCGCAACTCCTACGAGCAGGCCTTCACGAGCGCGGGCGAGCTCTTCCAGAACGACAACGACGACGGCGACGCGTCGCGCACGACGTGGGTGATGGAGCACGCCAACGCGGGCTTCGCCTCGAACGACGGCACGCGCACGTGGGTGCTCGACCGCCGTCCCGACGAGCCGGTGGCATCCGCGCACTGGCGCCAGCGCGACCCCGGCATCGCGCCGGCGGGCGACGTCTACGGCTCCGGCGCACCGACCGGGATCGTCGTCAACGAGGGCGACGGGCTCGGCCCTCGCTACCGCGGAGCCGTGATCTCCGCCGACGCCGCGCTCGAGACGCTGCTCGCCTATCGACCCGTCGCGCGCGGCGCGGGCTTCGAGCTGGCGTCGACGCGCTTCGACCTCGTCACGACGAACCCGACGCGCGAGCTCGCGGGCACCGACGTCTCGCGCGGCGAGCGCGCGACGGGGCTCGCCGGCTACTTCGTGCGCAAGGCGATGGAGGCGCGTGGCCGCGGCGCGCAGGAGGCGTGGTTCGAGCCGATCTTCCGCGCGCTCGGCCTCGACCGACGCTATGTCGCTCCCGCCGGCGCCGACCCGGTGCGCTTCCGGCCGTCCGACGTCGCGATCGGGCCCGACGGTGCGCTCTACGTCGCCGACTGGCTCGACGCGTACGTCGGCGGCAGCACGATGGCGGACGCGCAGCGGCTCGGCGCCGTCTACCGCATCGCGCGTCGCGGCGAGCCGCTCCCGCGCCCCGCGCCGCCGGACGTCGGCGCGATCGACGGCGCCGTGCGCGCGCTTCGCAGCCCGGCCGTGCACGTGCGCGCGCTGGGCTTCGACGCGCTCCGCCGGGAGGGCGCGCGCGCGGCGCCTGTGGTGCGCGCGCTGCTCGACGACCCCGACCCGTTCGTGCGCGCGCGCGCCGTGTGGCTGCTGCCGTCCGCGGGCCTCGCGGCGCGCGCACGCGCACTCGTGCACGAGGACGCTGCGCTCCGCGTCGCGGCGTACCGCGCGCTCCGGCGCGCCGGAGAAGCGACCACGGGCGACGCGCTCGCGATGGCGCGCAGCGGCGACGCCGCCGCGCGACGCGAGGCCGCGCTCGCGATGCGCGCGCGCCCGTGGAGCGAGGCGCGCGAGGTGCTGCTCGAGCTGGTCGCGCGCCTCGACGCCGACGACCGCACCGAGCTCGAAGCCCTCGGCGCCGGTGCGGACGGGAAGGAGCGCGAGCTCTACGCGGCCGCCGCCGCGCGCGAGCCGGCCGATGCCACGGCGTGGAGCGCGGCCATGGCGGCGCTCGCCTGGCGCCTCCACCCGCCCGAAGCCGTGCCCGCGCTGCGCGTTCGCGCGCTCTCCCCCGCACTCGACGCGGCCGCCCGCGAGCGCGCGCTCGACGCCCTCGCGTTCACGCCCGCGCGGGAGGCCGCGCTCGCGCTCCGCGACGCGACCCGCATCGCCGACGCGGCGCTCGCGCGACGCGCCGCCTGGTGGCTCGATCGCAACGCCACGACGCACGGGCTCGCGTTCGGCGTCGGCCACGACCTCGAGCCGCAGTACGACCCGGCGCTCTACGTGGACTTCCGCGCGCTCGCGGACGCGGGAGAGGAGGAGCGCGCGCGTGCCGCGCGCGCACTCGGGAGCGCCGAGGAGCTCGCGGCCCGCCCCGCCGACGCCGCGCGCGGCGCGGACCTCTTCGCGCGCGGCGCAGCGCCCTGCCGCGCGTGCCACGCGGTGGGCGGCGAGGGCGGTGCGATCGGGCCCGACCTCGGCGAGGTCGGCGCGCGGCTCTCCCGCCGCGAGATCCTCGCGCGCATGCTCGCGCCCACGTCGGACCTGATGCCGAGCGCGGCCGCACTCGGCCTCGCGCCGCAGGACGCGGCCGACCTCGCGGCGTTCCTCGCGCGCGGGCCGCTGCGCGCCGACGACGCCTCGGCGGGAGACGACGCCATCCGCTCGCAGGACGCCGGAGCTCGCTAG
- a CDS encoding nuclear transport factor 2 family protein, with product MSTTEETRKIVFEYLGAQAQGDGAKMAALLADDVQWTPPAAAGLGAPKGRDAVLAAMGGAGAKFFDLATMKVDVKWIVADGDRVVMRTHNACKAANGRDYSNEYVWVYRVADGRIVEIEEHVDSQRFKEIVLD from the coding sequence ATGAGCACGACGGAAGAGACCCGCAAGATCGTCTTCGAATACCTCGGAGCGCAGGCGCAGGGCGACGGCGCGAAGATGGCCGCGCTGCTCGCCGACGACGTCCAGTGGACGCCGCCCGCCGCCGCCGGCCTCGGCGCGCCGAAGGGCCGCGACGCCGTGCTCGCCGCGATGGGCGGAGCGGGCGCGAAGTTCTTCGACCTCGCGACCATGAAGGTCGACGTGAAGTGGATCGTCGCCGACGGCGACCGCGTCGTGATGCGCACGCACAACGCCTGCAAGGCCGCGAACGGGCGCGACTACTCGAACGAGTACGTCTGGGTCTACCGCGTCGCGGACGGCCGGATCGTCGAGATCGAGGAGCACGTCGACTCGCAGCGCTTCAAGGAGATCGTGCTCGACTAG
- the mfd gene encoding transcription-repair coupling factor: MRTLEDIAREAARRERPLRITGLRGGARTAALAELVRAHGDRPVLVVEASSKACDRAIEDLRCALGGEAAPRVCAFPRHDTLPYERFSPQPFVVAQRMDLLYRWLADPGRAGSARREPPPVAVAPWSALALRVPARDVVRGATVHLEVGRAIDRDALVELLVAAGYARMAIVEERGEVAVRGGIVDVFPPQRALPLRIELLGDEIESLREFDPASQRSQEKLDRAAVPPPRELLLTRERAIAIQDDLRLRALEQGAPEKAADELVEALVRGHLPPGIEALAGLLQPAQETVFDYLPDDALVVLDDPDAAGERLAQYVADAEFNYETAREAGRICSPPAELLLDADATRARTQERAPVALERLDVQDDAGPHRIAVATRGHDELRRALARSRTHERALTPLADQLGLWQTERYRVTVACHALSTAERLVALLRAYGLEPRLANDARPVWKWSAPGRIEVRVALLGEGFELPDEARAVVTEEEVFGQRERSRRAAVRESWQEGMAVEGLGQLAPGDFLVHEEHGIGTYRGLVEVKVRHLANEMLRIDYAGGDRLFLPVHRLNLVQRYGAADGVQPRLDRLGGATWERAKAKVKQSLRNMAQELLSVHAARELAAGYSFSPRDAYFEEFEAAFPYEETVDQHAAIEDVLADMQSGRPMDRLVCGDVGYGKTEVAARAAFRAAMDGKQVAFLVPTTVLCLQHYETLCKRYAGYPIRVAMLSRFSSPKDARATLEGLADGSVDIVVGTHRLLQKRVVFRDLGLLVVDEEHRFGVGHKERIKQLKKTVDVLTLTATPIPRTLQLAFTGVRELSVINTPPADRLAVRTQVSRFGEPLVREAILREVRRGGQVFYVHNRVGSIGAVADMLARVVPEVRVIVAHGQMKESELEDRMHAFARGDADVLLCTTIIESGIDIPRANTILIDRADALGLAQLYQLRGRVGRSDHRAYAYLLIPIQQDALPPDAQRRLEAIQDLSELGSGFRLANMDLEIRGAGNMLGAEQSGNLAAVGYETYMELLEETVEELRGTLREHEIDPEIRLPVQARLPEDYVADVSQRLVLYKRLSSAREEDDIARIRDEILDRYGPLPPDGEHLVDVIRIKALAARLGVVAVDLARGELVLTVGPSAKIDPQRLVNLLTGGSNELRVSPDHRIYAPAPLHGGAPALLDAAKSVLARLAGAS; encoded by the coding sequence GTGAGGACGCTCGAGGACATCGCGCGCGAGGCCGCGAGGCGCGAGCGCCCGCTGCGCATCACCGGGCTGCGCGGCGGCGCGCGCACCGCGGCGCTCGCCGAGCTCGTGCGCGCGCACGGCGACCGGCCCGTGCTCGTCGTCGAGGCGAGCTCCAAGGCCTGCGACCGCGCGATCGAGGACCTCCGCTGCGCGCTCGGCGGCGAAGCCGCACCGCGCGTCTGCGCGTTCCCGCGCCACGACACGCTCCCGTACGAGCGCTTCTCGCCGCAGCCGTTCGTCGTCGCGCAGCGGATGGACCTGCTCTACCGCTGGCTCGCCGACCCGGGGCGCGCGGGCAGCGCGCGGCGCGAGCCGCCGCCGGTCGCGGTCGCGCCGTGGAGCGCGCTCGCGCTCCGCGTTCCCGCGCGCGACGTCGTGCGCGGTGCGACCGTGCACCTCGAGGTCGGCCGCGCGATCGACCGCGACGCGCTCGTCGAGCTGCTCGTCGCGGCCGGCTACGCGCGCATGGCGATCGTCGAAGAGCGCGGCGAAGTGGCCGTGCGCGGCGGCATCGTCGACGTGTTCCCGCCGCAGCGCGCGCTGCCGCTGCGCATCGAGCTGCTCGGCGACGAGATCGAGTCGCTGCGCGAGTTCGACCCGGCGAGCCAGCGGTCGCAGGAGAAGCTCGACCGCGCCGCCGTGCCGCCGCCGCGCGAGCTGCTGCTCACGCGCGAGCGCGCGATCGCGATCCAGGACGACCTCCGCCTGCGCGCGCTCGAGCAGGGCGCGCCCGAGAAGGCGGCGGACGAGCTCGTCGAGGCGCTCGTGCGCGGCCACCTGCCTCCCGGCATCGAGGCCCTCGCCGGCCTCCTGCAGCCCGCGCAGGAGACCGTCTTCGACTACCTGCCCGACGACGCGCTCGTCGTGCTCGACGACCCGGATGCGGCGGGCGAGCGGCTCGCGCAGTACGTCGCCGACGCCGAGTTCAACTACGAGACGGCGCGCGAGGCGGGCCGCATCTGCTCGCCGCCCGCCGAGCTCCTGCTCGACGCCGATGCGACGCGCGCGCGCACGCAGGAGCGCGCGCCGGTCGCGCTCGAACGGCTCGACGTGCAGGACGACGCGGGCCCGCACCGCATCGCGGTCGCAACGCGCGGCCACGACGAGCTCCGCCGCGCGCTCGCGCGCTCGCGCACCCACGAGCGCGCGCTGACGCCACTCGCCGACCAGCTCGGCCTATGGCAGACCGAGCGCTACCGCGTGACGGTCGCGTGCCACGCGCTCTCGACCGCCGAGCGCCTCGTCGCGCTGCTGCGCGCCTACGGCCTCGAGCCGCGGCTCGCGAACGACGCGCGCCCCGTGTGGAAGTGGTCGGCCCCCGGCCGCATCGAGGTGCGCGTCGCGCTGCTCGGCGAGGGCTTCGAGCTCCCCGACGAAGCGCGCGCCGTCGTGACCGAGGAGGAGGTCTTCGGCCAGCGCGAGCGCTCGCGCCGCGCCGCGGTGCGCGAGAGCTGGCAGGAGGGCATGGCCGTCGAGGGGCTCGGCCAGCTCGCCCCCGGCGACTTCCTCGTGCACGAGGAACACGGCATCGGGACGTATCGCGGGCTCGTCGAGGTGAAGGTGCGCCACCTCGCGAACGAGATGCTGCGCATCGACTACGCGGGCGGCGACCGGCTCTTCCTCCCGGTGCACCGGCTCAACCTCGTGCAGCGCTACGGCGCGGCCGACGGCGTGCAGCCGCGGCTCGACCGGCTCGGCGGCGCCACGTGGGAGCGCGCGAAGGCGAAGGTGAAGCAGTCGCTGCGCAACATGGCGCAGGAGCTGCTCTCCGTGCACGCCGCGCGCGAGCTCGCGGCCGGCTACTCGTTCTCGCCGCGCGACGCCTACTTCGAGGAGTTCGAGGCGGCCTTCCCGTACGAGGAGACGGTCGACCAGCACGCCGCGATCGAGGACGTGCTCGCCGACATGCAGAGCGGCCGCCCGATGGACCGCCTCGTGTGCGGCGACGTCGGGTACGGGAAGACGGAGGTCGCGGCGCGCGCGGCGTTCCGCGCGGCGATGGACGGCAAGCAGGTGGCCTTCCTGGTGCCGACGACCGTGCTCTGCCTGCAGCACTACGAGACGCTGTGCAAACGCTATGCGGGCTACCCGATCCGCGTCGCGATGCTCTCGCGCTTCAGCTCGCCGAAGGACGCGCGCGCGACGCTCGAAGGGCTCGCCGACGGTTCGGTCGACATCGTCGTCGGCACGCACCGTCTGCTGCAGAAGCGCGTCGTGTTCCGCGACCTCGGGCTCCTCGTCGTCGACGAGGAGCACCGCTTCGGCGTCGGCCACAAGGAGCGCATCAAGCAGCTCAAGAAGACGGTCGACGTGCTCACGCTCACGGCGACGCCGATCCCGCGCACGCTGCAGCTCGCGTTCACGGGCGTGCGCGAGCTCTCGGTCATCAACACGCCGCCGGCCGATCGGCTCGCCGTGCGCACGCAGGTGTCGCGCTTCGGCGAGCCGCTCGTCCGCGAGGCCATCCTGCGCGAGGTGCGGCGCGGCGGGCAGGTGTTCTACGTGCACAACCGCGTCGGCTCGATCGGCGCGGTGGCGGACATGCTCGCGCGCGTCGTGCCCGAGGTCCGCGTGATCGTCGCGCACGGGCAGATGAAGGAGAGCGAGCTCGAGGACAGGATGCACGCGTTCGCGCGCGGCGACGCGGACGTGCTCCTGTGCACGACGATCATCGAGAGCGGCATCGACATCCCGCGCGCGAACACGATCCTGATCGACCGCGCCGACGCGCTCGGGCTCGCGCAGCTCTACCAGCTGCGCGGCCGCGTCGGGCGCAGCGACCACCGCGCCTACGCGTACCTGCTGATCCCGATCCAGCAGGACGCGCTGCCGCCCGACGCACAGCGCCGCCTCGAGGCCATCCAGGACCTGTCGGAGCTCGGCTCGGGCTTCCGGCTCGCGAACATGGACCTCGAGATCCGCGGCGCGGGCAACATGCTCGGCGCCGAGCAGTCGGGAAACCTCGCGGCCGTCGGCTACGAGACCTACATGGAGCTGCTCGAGGAGACGGTCGAGGAGCTGCGCGGCACGCTGCGCGAGCACGAGATCGACCCCGAGATCCGCCTGCCCGTGCAGGCGCGACTCCCCGAGGACTACGTCGCCGACGTCTCGCAGCGGCTCGTGCTCTACAAGCGCCTGTCGAGCGCGCGCGAGGAGGACGACATCGCGCGCATCCGCGACGAGATCCTCGACCGCTACGGGCCGCTGCCGCCCGACGGCGAGCACCTCGTCGACGTCATCCGCATCAAGGCGCTCGCCGCGCGGCTCGGCGTCGTCGCGGTCGATCTCGCGCGCGGCGAGCTCGTGCTCACCGTCGGCCCGAGCGCGAAGATCGACCCGCAGCGGCTCGTGAACCTGCTTACCGGCGGGAGCAACGAGCTGCGCGTCAGCCCGGACCACAGGATCTACGCACCCGCACCGCTCCACGGCGGTGCGCCCGCACTGCTCGACGCGGCGAAGAGCGTGCTCGCCAGGCTCGCGGGCGCGTCGTAG
- a CDS encoding glycosyltransferase family 2 protein: MSADAAVAQLPARALSLVFPVFDEAENLGELVDTALEIATRLALDFEIVLVDDGSRDGSDALIDAYCAANPRIRSVRHASNVGYGAALRAGLREARGEHVFFSDADLQFDLAEIEKLLAHAGDFDIVAGYRSPRRDPWPRRALAFGWGALVRALFGLRVRDIDCAFKLFHRRVVDAIPIASIGAFVNTEILVRARGAGFRVHQVPVSHRRRRRGVQSGAHPRVIARALWELVALARELRAPTASRAARGPVAAPVARER; the protein is encoded by the coding sequence GTGAGCGCCGACGCCGCCGTCGCGCAGCTGCCCGCGCGGGCGCTGTCGCTCGTCTTCCCGGTGTTCGACGAGGCCGAGAATCTCGGCGAGCTCGTCGACACCGCGCTCGAGATCGCCACCCGCCTCGCACTCGACTTCGAGATCGTGCTCGTCGACGACGGCTCGCGCGACGGCAGCGACGCGCTGATCGACGCCTACTGCGCCGCGAACCCGCGCATCCGGTCCGTGCGCCATGCGAGCAACGTGGGCTACGGCGCCGCGCTGCGCGCGGGCCTGCGCGAGGCGCGCGGCGAGCACGTGTTCTTCAGCGACGCGGATCTGCAGTTCGACCTCGCGGAGATCGAGAAGCTGCTCGCGCACGCGGGCGACTTCGACATCGTCGCCGGCTACCGCAGCCCGCGCCGCGACCCGTGGCCGCGCCGCGCGCTCGCGTTCGGATGGGGCGCGCTCGTGCGCGCGCTCTTCGGTCTGCGCGTGCGCGACATCGACTGCGCCTTCAAGCTGTTCCACCGGCGCGTCGTCGACGCGATCCCGATCGCGTCGATCGGCGCGTTCGTGAACACCGAGATCCTCGTGCGCGCACGCGGGGCGGGCTTCCGCGTCCACCAGGTTCCGGTGTCGCACCGCCGGCGGCGGCGCGGCGTGCAGTCGGGCGCGCACCCGCGCGTGATCGCGCGCGCGCTCTGGGAGCTCGTCGCCCTCGCGCGCGAGCTGCGCGCGCCCACCGCTTCCCGCGCGGCTCGCGGGCCGGTCGCCGCGCCGGTCGCGCGCGAACGCTAG
- a CDS encoding TetR/AcrR family transcriptional regulator — MKQPRETIRARVIEVAQRLLAERGIEGVNTNEVARTAGIGVGTFYGLFPDKHALADAVTFSAWEQLGSALLDAPSDASSMTRVIVDFAAASPERFRAAFGRPPSSRPGRPALQLSTRPLARRLAASREAGELDAELDAEIAARAWWAMASGTLIWWLEDPRRADREALARTLAALHPLAAGARRPG; from the coding sequence GTGAAGCAGCCTCGCGAGACGATTCGCGCGCGCGTGATCGAGGTCGCCCAGCGGCTCCTCGCGGAGCGCGGCATCGAGGGCGTGAACACGAACGAGGTCGCGCGCACCGCGGGCATCGGCGTCGGCACCTTCTACGGGCTCTTCCCCGACAAGCACGCGCTGGCCGACGCGGTCACGTTCTCGGCCTGGGAGCAGCTCGGATCCGCTCTTCTCGACGCACCTTCTGACGCGAGCTCCATGACGCGCGTCATCGTCGATTTCGCGGCCGCATCGCCCGAACGCTTCCGCGCCGCATTCGGGCGGCCGCCCTCGTCGAGGCCCGGCCGCCCGGCTCTCCAGCTCTCGACCCGTCCACTCGCGCGGCGGCTGGCGGCGAGCCGCGAGGCGGGTGAGCTCGACGCCGAGCTCGACGCCGAGATCGCCGCGCGCGCGTGGTGGGCCATGGCGAGTGGCACGCTGATCTGGTGGCTCGAGGATCCGCGCCGCGCGGATCGCGAGGCGCTCGCGAGGACGCTCGCCGCGCTGCACCCGCTGGCCGCCGGCGCGCGGAGGCCGGGGTGA